One region of Polynucleobacter sp. MWH-Aus1W21 genomic DNA includes:
- a CDS encoding ABC transporter substrate-binding protein, whose amino-acid sequence MKIRRHIFAVAATAMLATGAYAADIKLGVSGPFTGGSASMGVSMRDGVRLATKEINAAGGINGNKIVLVERDDEAKNERGVQIAQELINNEKVVATLGFINTGVSLAAQRFYQDAKIPVMNNVATGTIVTKQFPNAPENYIFRNAAADNIQAPMIAKEAVEKRGLKKVAILADSTNYGQLGREDLEKALKGYGVTPVATEKFNIGDVDMTSQLLKAKNAGADVILTYAIGPELAQIANGMAKLGWKKPMIGSWTLSMASFIDTAGKNGNGATMPETFIQNPATTPKRKAFVDAYLKDFKPKNGIIASPVSAAQGYDSVYLLAAAIKQANSTEGPKILAALESLNAPVDGVVMAYNKPFSKTDHEAIKAKDVVMGVVENGRVEFLNAEDAAPKKK is encoded by the coding sequence ATGAAAATTCGTCGTCACATTTTTGCAGTAGCTGCTACTGCAATGCTTGCAACCGGTGCTTACGCTGCCGATATCAAACTTGGTGTTTCAGGACCTTTCACTGGCGGCTCTGCCTCAATGGGCGTAAGTATGCGTGATGGTGTGCGTCTTGCTACGAAAGAGATTAATGCTGCTGGTGGTATCAATGGCAACAAAATCGTTTTGGTTGAGCGCGACGATGAAGCAAAAAATGAGCGTGGTGTGCAAATCGCACAAGAGTTGATCAACAACGAAAAAGTAGTTGCAACTTTGGGCTTTATTAATACTGGTGTTTCATTGGCTGCGCAACGTTTCTATCAAGATGCGAAGATTCCAGTAATGAACAACGTGGCAACAGGCACAATTGTTACTAAGCAATTCCCTAACGCACCAGAAAACTATATTTTCCGTAACGCTGCAGCCGACAACATTCAAGCACCAATGATCGCTAAAGAGGCAGTTGAGAAGCGTGGCTTGAAGAAAGTGGCTATCTTGGCTGACTCTACAAACTACGGTCAGTTGGGTCGTGAAGACTTAGAAAAGGCTTTGAAGGGCTATGGCGTAACTCCAGTAGCTACTGAGAAGTTCAACATTGGTGACGTCGATATGACTTCACAATTGCTCAAAGCAAAAAATGCTGGTGCAGATGTGATTTTGACTTACGCAATTGGACCTGAGTTGGCACAAATTGCTAACGGTATGGCGAAGTTGGGTTGGAAGAAGCCAATGATTGGTTCATGGACATTGTCTATGGCTAGCTTCATTGATACAGCTGGTAAGAACGGTAACGGCGCAACAATGCCAGAGACTTTCATTCAGAACCCTGCAACTACACCAAAGCGTAAAGCTTTCGTAGATGCATACCTGAAGGATTTCAAGCCAAAGAACGGCATCATCGCTTCTCCAGTATCAGCAGCTCAAGGTTATGACTCTGTATACCTCTTGGCTGCCGCTATCAAGCAAGCTAACAGCACAGAAGGACCAAAGATTTTGGCTGCTTTGGAGAGCTTGAATGCTCCAGTTGACGGCGTTGTAATGGCTTACAACAAGCCATTTAGCAAAACTGACCATGAAGCAATCAAGGCTAAAGACGTAGTCATGGGCGTTGTAGAAAACGGCCGTGTTGAGTTCTTGAATGCTGAGGACGCAGCTCCTAAGAAGAAGTAA
- a CDS encoding branched-chain amino acid ABC transporter permease: MDMLAQILSSGIAVGMIYAVIAFGFQLTFATSGTLNFGQGEALMLGALVGLTCVDTFGMNYWVMIPVVCLFGMIQGSFVELIGVRPAIKIKSEFGWIMSTIALGIIFKNVAENIWGRDALPFPSPLPMEPMEFLGANILPMEILVVVGALVMMLLVEFFNRKTIYGKAVVATANDRDAAGLMGINTSVVITFSYALSSLTAAFAGVLIAPLTLTGAAMGGALGLKAFAVAIIGGLSSGMGIIVGGLILGIVETATGFYISTGYKDVPGLILLLLVLAYKPSGLFGKSAIKKV; the protein is encoded by the coding sequence ATGGACATGCTTGCACAAATCCTCTCAAGCGGTATCGCTGTGGGGATGATCTATGCGGTAATCGCTTTCGGTTTCCAGCTCACTTTTGCCACATCCGGCACTTTGAACTTCGGTCAAGGTGAGGCGCTGATGTTGGGTGCTCTCGTAGGTTTAACCTGCGTTGACACTTTTGGCATGAACTACTGGGTAATGATTCCAGTCGTTTGCTTATTCGGCATGATTCAGGGTAGCTTCGTTGAGTTAATCGGCGTACGTCCCGCAATCAAAATTAAATCCGAGTTTGGTTGGATTATGTCCACTATCGCTCTCGGGATTATTTTCAAGAACGTTGCTGAAAACATTTGGGGTCGCGATGCATTGCCATTCCCATCACCTTTGCCAATGGAGCCAATGGAATTCCTAGGTGCAAATATTTTGCCAATGGAAATATTGGTGGTGGTTGGTGCGTTGGTCATGATGCTGTTAGTAGAATTTTTTAACCGCAAAACAATTTATGGCAAAGCGGTTGTTGCTACTGCAAACGACCGTGATGCCGCTGGTTTGATGGGTATTAATACCAGCGTTGTAATCACCTTCTCATACGCATTATCTTCATTGACCGCAGCATTTGCTGGGGTATTAATTGCCCCGTTGACATTGACTGGCGCCGCTATGGGCGGTGCATTAGGTTTGAAGGCCTTCGCAGTAGCGATTATTGGTGGTCTCTCAAGCGGTATGGGAATTATTGTTGGTGGCTTGATCCTCGGAATTGTGGAGACAGCTACAGGCTTTTATATCTCTACTGGCTATAAAGATGTGCCGGGTTTGATCTTGCTCTTGCTAGTGCTGGCATACAAACCATCAGGCCTCTTTGGTAAATCTGCAATTAAGAAAGTTTAA
- a CDS encoding ATP-binding cassette domain-containing protein, with amino-acid sequence MMKKSLIPLLIAIAGLFVLPLFIHNPYYIHLVETILIYTILLFGLDIVVGYVGQVSLGHAALFGIGSYTAGVLYFHFGLPIWVNIPAAIIVTAIFGGILALPALKVIGPYLAMVTLAFGTIAQILINEMTWLTEGPLGIKIPKPELMGVPMTKAEYFWLVSVILILSMIVVDRFVKSQIGRAFEALRDSPIACDCMGVSVYRFKVIAFVISAAFAGLAGCLYAYSEQYISPNTYNNELAVLFLLGIIMGGRKSRLGAVIGAAIIVLLPKLLDDIFLFRIVASVIAIVVVVGAAMALSKKVTTLRRVAVPIAGVVGLAAFSFWLNSISDWRLSIFGFMILLVVYYLQNGIVGFAKSFYQSIVGKAKTTRGGDAEVVDDSISFISTVANTNTGTELLKVDSVLMQFGGLKALNNVDLSIKRGTIHGLIGPNGSGKSTMMNVLTGIYVPTAGNVLYAGESVVGKTSSDIALSGIARTFQNVQLFGEMTAIQNILVGLHHTFKSNMVEIALNLPRYKREEAEAHARAMALLKFVGLDDLANEEARNLPYGKQRLLEIARALALDPELLLLDEPAAGLTAPDIKELLRIIRKIRDSGITFILIEHHMDVVMSVCDTVSVLDFGQKIAEGKPAEVQADEKVIHAYLGT; translated from the coding sequence ATGATGAAGAAGTCTCTAATCCCTCTATTAATTGCAATTGCGGGGCTCTTTGTATTGCCCCTCTTTATTCACAATCCTTATTACATTCACTTGGTTGAAACCATTCTGATCTACACCATTCTGTTATTTGGTTTGGACATCGTGGTGGGTTATGTAGGTCAGGTTTCCTTAGGACACGCTGCCTTATTCGGAATCGGTTCCTATACTGCTGGTGTTTTGTACTTCCACTTTGGTTTACCAATTTGGGTCAATATTCCGGCAGCTATTATTGTTACAGCGATCTTCGGCGGCATCTTGGCATTACCAGCCTTGAAGGTAATTGGACCTTATTTGGCGATGGTGACCTTGGCATTTGGCACGATCGCACAAATTCTGATTAACGAGATGACTTGGTTGACTGAGGGCCCATTGGGCATCAAGATTCCAAAGCCTGAGTTGATGGGTGTTCCGATGACCAAGGCGGAGTACTTCTGGCTGGTTTCCGTTATCTTGATCCTTTCCATGATCGTTGTAGACCGTTTTGTAAAGTCACAAATTGGTCGCGCCTTTGAAGCCTTGCGTGATAGCCCGATTGCCTGTGACTGTATGGGCGTTTCCGTATATCGCTTTAAGGTGATCGCATTTGTGATTAGCGCTGCTTTTGCAGGTTTGGCTGGTTGCTTGTACGCCTACTCAGAGCAATATATTTCACCAAATACTTACAACAACGAACTTGCTGTTTTGTTCTTGCTCGGCATCATCATGGGTGGACGTAAGTCTCGCCTTGGTGCAGTCATTGGCGCGGCTATTATTGTTTTGCTGCCTAAGTTGCTAGACGATATTTTCTTGTTCCGTATTGTTGCTTCCGTTATTGCAATCGTTGTTGTGGTTGGAGCAGCAATGGCTCTGTCCAAGAAAGTCACAACTCTACGTCGCGTAGCAGTGCCTATCGCTGGTGTAGTGGGTTTGGCAGCGTTTTCATTCTGGTTGAATAGCATCTCTGACTGGCGCTTGAGTATTTTCGGCTTTATGATTTTGTTGGTGGTGTACTACTTGCAAAACGGTATTGTTGGTTTTGCGAAAAGCTTCTATCAGTCAATCGTTGGCAAAGCAAAAACTACTCGTGGCGGTGACGCTGAAGTGGTTGATGACTCCATTAGCTTTATTAGCACTGTTGCCAATACCAACACTGGTACTGAGCTCTTGAAAGTTGACTCTGTATTGATGCAGTTCGGTGGCTTGAAGGCATTGAACAATGTTGATCTCAGTATCAAGCGCGGCACTATTCATGGTCTGATCGGCCCTAACGGTTCCGGTAAGAGCACGATGATGAACGTGTTGACAGGTATTTACGTGCCTACAGCAGGTAACGTTCTCTATGCTGGCGAAAGCGTTGTTGGTAAGACATCTTCAGACATCGCTTTATCTGGTATTGCACGTACCTTCCAAAACGTTCAGCTTTTCGGTGAAATGACTGCTATCCAAAATATTTTGGTTGGCTTGCATCACACCTTCAAGTCAAACATGGTGGAAATTGCCTTGAATCTGCCACGCTACAAGCGTGAAGAGGCTGAAGCTCATGCTCGTGCAATGGCGCTTCTCAAGTTCGTTGGTTTGGATGACTTGGCTAATGAAGAGGCGCGTAACTTGCCATATGGTAAGCAGCGCTTACTCGAGATTGCCCGTGCCTTGGCATTGGATCCTGAGTTGCTCTTGTTGGATGAGCCAGCAGCAGGCTTGACAGCTCCTGACATTAAAGAACTCTTGCGCATTATTCGTAAGATCCGCGATAGCGGTATTACCTTCATCCTGATTGAGCATCACATGGATGTGGTGATGTCAGTTTGCGATACCGTTTCTGTATTGGACTTCGGTCAGAAGATTGCAGAAGGTAAACCAGCTGAAGTTCAGGCAGACGAGAAGGTGATTCATGCCTACTTGGGTACTTAA
- a CDS encoding GMC family oxidoreductase, translating to MSKASQTNTYDYIIIGAGSAGCMLAKRLTENPNKKVLLIEAGKNDNYIWIHIPVGYLYCIDNPRADWRFKTAAEKGLNGRSLLYPRGRVLGGCSSINGMIYMRGQAGDYESWVQATGDDAWSWENALKRYMSFEDYHGAANQWHGKGGEWTVSKQRLRWPIMDRFKDAAVQAGIPASDDFNRGDNFGVGYFDVSQRAGWRLNTSKAFLRDAAKRSNLTVITEAVVNKLKIDPATKNCYGVEYIKNAQTCDALCAIEQGGEVLLSGGAIGSVQILERSGIGAAVRLNQLGIPVITDLPGVGENLQDHLQLRMVYKVSGIKTLNTKANTLIGKMMIGLEYLFKRSGPMSMAPSQLGAFAYSSPEQKSANLEYHVQPLSLEKFGEDLHSFNAFTASVCNLRPTSRGSVHINSRDPEAPPVISPNYLSTEEDRKVAAESLRLTRKIAQQAALGPYDPEEYKPGAQYQSNEELVKAAGDIGTTIFHPVGTCKMGCDDDSMAVLDSQLRVRGIHHLRVVDASAMPTITSGNTAAPTMMIAQRAVELLTSE from the coding sequence ATGAGTAAAGCAAGTCAAACAAACACGTACGACTACATCATTATTGGAGCAGGCAGTGCCGGCTGCATGTTGGCCAAGCGTTTGACTGAAAACCCTAACAAGAAGGTCTTGCTGATCGAAGCAGGTAAGAACGACAACTATATTTGGATTCATATTCCGGTTGGTTATTTATATTGCATTGATAACCCAAGAGCAGATTGGCGTTTTAAGACTGCTGCAGAAAAAGGTTTAAACGGTAGATCCTTGTTATATCCCCGTGGTCGCGTTCTCGGTGGTTGCTCGTCAATTAACGGCATGATCTATATGCGTGGGCAAGCGGGTGATTACGAATCTTGGGTGCAAGCAACGGGTGACGATGCTTGGTCATGGGAAAATGCACTCAAGCGTTACATGTCATTCGAGGATTATCACGGTGCTGCCAATCAATGGCACGGCAAGGGTGGTGAGTGGACCGTATCTAAGCAGCGTCTGCGTTGGCCCATTATGGATCGCTTTAAGGATGCTGCCGTGCAGGCTGGCATTCCAGCATCTGATGACTTCAATCGTGGCGACAACTTTGGTGTGGGTTACTTTGATGTAAGTCAACGTGCTGGTTGGCGTTTAAATACCTCAAAGGCATTTTTAAGAGATGCGGCTAAGCGTAGCAACCTCACTGTTATTACTGAAGCGGTAGTGAATAAATTGAAGATCGATCCCGCAACTAAAAATTGTTATGGCGTTGAGTATATTAAGAATGCTCAAACATGTGATGCCTTGTGTGCCATTGAGCAGGGCGGTGAAGTACTGCTGAGTGGCGGTGCTATTGGTAGCGTACAAATTCTGGAGCGCTCTGGCATTGGGGCTGCAGTACGCCTCAATCAATTAGGCATCCCGGTGATCACTGATCTCCCAGGTGTTGGTGAAAATCTGCAAGACCATTTACAGCTTCGTATGGTTTACAAAGTGAGTGGTATTAAAACTCTAAATACAAAAGCTAATACGCTTATTGGAAAAATGATGATTGGCTTGGAGTACCTCTTCAAGCGCTCTGGCCCAATGTCGATGGCGCCATCACAGCTCGGCGCATTTGCCTATAGCTCACCAGAGCAAAAGAGTGCGAACTTGGAGTATCACGTTCAACCTTTATCTCTAGAAAAGTTTGGCGAAGACTTACATTCATTCAATGCATTTACTGCGAGCGTTTGCAATTTGCGTCCCACTTCACGCGGTAGTGTGCACATCAATTCAAGAGATCCAGAGGCGCCGCCTGTTATTAGCCCTAATTATTTATCGACCGAAGAAGATCGCAAGGTGGCAGCAGAATCTTTACGTTTAACTCGCAAAATTGCCCAACAAGCTGCGCTTGGCCCTTATGATCCAGAAGAATACAAGCCTGGTGCGCAGTACCAAAGCAATGAAGAGTTAGTAAAGGCGGCGGGAGATATTGGTACTACGATTTTCCATCCGGTGGGTACTTGCAAGATGGGGTGCGATGATGACTCAATGGCGGTTCTTGATTCACAGTTGCGGGTTAGAGGTATTCATCATCTGAGGGTAGTTGATGCTTCTGCAATGCCAACGATTACCTCTGGCAATACTGCGGCGCCTACTATGATGATTGCGCAGCGCGCAGTTGAATTGCTCACAAGTGAGTAG
- a CDS encoding sulfite exporter TauE/SafE family protein, translating to MDYSIFISPALGLIVGLLMGLTGAGGGILSVPLLVFVLHLPVAEAAPVSLSAIALSAGVGALLGLKNKILRYKAAGFMALFGLLLSPAGLWVAQKIPNAPLLMLFSLTLFYVSIRLYRQAYKEIRGIPDFEGKPPPPCLLDASRGKLAWNIPCARALMYSGGVAGFLSGLLGVGGGFVIVPALKRFTDLPVQSIVATSLGVLAIISGGGVAFSAISGNLDLALAAPFSLGALCGLLIGRALGKKLSGPRLQQIFAILTLGVAISLTIKGINAF from the coding sequence ATGGACTACTCAATCTTCATTAGCCCCGCTCTAGGCCTGATCGTGGGCCTACTCATGGGCCTTACTGGTGCAGGGGGCGGCATCCTATCTGTGCCATTGCTAGTTTTTGTCTTGCATCTACCTGTAGCGGAGGCGGCACCAGTTTCTCTCTCCGCTATTGCGCTCTCTGCGGGCGTGGGTGCACTACTGGGTTTAAAAAATAAAATTTTGCGCTACAAAGCGGCTGGCTTCATGGCGTTATTTGGACTCCTCCTCTCCCCGGCTGGACTTTGGGTTGCTCAAAAGATTCCTAATGCACCGCTACTGATGCTCTTTAGTCTGACTCTTTTCTATGTGTCTATTCGCTTATATCGCCAGGCATACAAAGAAATTCGCGGCATACCTGATTTTGAAGGCAAACCTCCACCACCATGCCTATTAGATGCCTCTAGGGGCAAGTTGGCCTGGAATATTCCATGCGCGAGAGCTCTTATGTATTCAGGTGGAGTAGCAGGTTTTCTTTCTGGGCTACTAGGCGTAGGTGGTGGCTTTGTGATTGTTCCCGCGCTGAAACGTTTTACAGATCTACCAGTGCAATCGATTGTTGCCACCTCACTAGGAGTGCTTGCCATTATCTCTGGTGGTGGCGTGGCGTTCTCTGCCATCTCAGGGAATTTAGATTTGGCGCTCGCAGCACCCTTTTCTCTTGGAGCTTTATGCGGCCTTTTAATAGGTCGAGCACTAGGTAAAAAATTAAGTGGCCCAAGGCTACAACAAATTTTTGCCATACTCACGCTTGGCGTTGCGATCAGCCTAACCATTAAAGGCATTAACGCATTTTGA
- a CDS encoding MBL fold metallo-hydrolase produces the protein MNPNSTPNIKAFFDPETWTFTYVVYAGKKSPCVVIDSVLNYDPKSGRTSTRSADEVIGFIQGEQLQLTWILETHAHADHLTAAPYIQNKLGGKIVIGDHITNVQNVFKGVFNLDEKFAIDGSQFDYLLEDDESLQFGDLSLRALYVPGHTPACMAYEIGDALFVGDTLFMPDVGTARCDFPGGSAQTLYRSIQKVLAYPNETKLYMCHDYPPTDRPEAYCTTVGEEKKSNIHVHDGVTEEEFVQMRTKRDATLDMPNLILPSIQVNIRAGHLPEPEANGKSYLKIPLNAL, from the coding sequence ATGAACCCAAACTCGACCCCTAACATTAAGGCGTTTTTTGATCCAGAAACCTGGACTTTTACTTATGTGGTTTATGCGGGCAAGAAAAGTCCCTGTGTAGTTATAGACTCCGTATTGAACTATGACCCCAAGTCAGGCAGAACCTCCACTCGGTCTGCCGATGAAGTGATTGGTTTTATTCAAGGTGAGCAATTGCAGCTCACTTGGATACTTGAAACTCACGCGCATGCTGACCACTTAACTGCGGCGCCTTATATTCAAAATAAGTTAGGCGGAAAAATCGTCATTGGTGATCATATTACCAATGTACAAAATGTATTTAAGGGCGTCTTTAATCTTGATGAGAAATTTGCTATTGATGGATCCCAGTTTGATTACTTGTTAGAAGATGATGAATCATTGCAGTTCGGCGACCTCTCTTTAAGGGCCCTATACGTGCCTGGCCATACACCTGCTTGCATGGCTTATGAAATTGGGGATGCGCTATTTGTTGGGGATACCCTCTTCATGCCTGATGTTGGAACGGCGCGTTGTGACTTTCCGGGTGGCAGTGCTCAGACTTTATATCGGTCTATTCAGAAAGTATTGGCTTACCCTAATGAGACAAAGTTATATATGTGTCATGACTATCCGCCTACGGATCGCCCTGAGGCTTATTGCACCACCGTGGGTGAGGAGAAAAAATCGAATATTCATGTGCATGATGGGGTAACTGAGGAGGAATTTGTACAAATGCGCACTAAGCGGGATGCGACTCTAGATATGCCTAATCTGATATTGCCATCTATTCAGGTCAATATCCGTGCAGGCCATCTTCCGGAGCCGGAGGCCAATGGTAAATCTTATTTAAAAATCCCATTAAACGCTCTCTAA
- a CDS encoding acyltransferase, which translates to MKQTGPLFLIDFLKVFAALLIILHHLSSYGQIAEDARRVLPGLMTWLFEYGRYAVQIFLVMAGYLAAQSLSRFGSAKFNPNRLLKLILNRYLRLFAPYAAALLFTIACAYIARFWVNDEFVGESETLSQFLAHLFFIQGILGLDSISAGAWYVAIDWQLYSVLAILFISFPSYQALIWLISVLAVSSLLFFNRSTDYEAYFIYFIGSYGLGVLAYLASHFQDLGIQRLAKAALILIGLIITAVSFQQIWLRNFLAWFVALALYLWGGTQYPNAVAQKGFVKAIAWGSQRSYSAFLIHFAFILLANTIYIAFGLHAHESGSLAIALMLGVITTSVIAANYVYRWIEVPANKLKV; encoded by the coding sequence TTGAAACAAACAGGACCGCTTTTTCTCATTGATTTCCTCAAGGTCTTTGCGGCCCTGTTAATCATCCTGCATCACCTATCAAGTTACGGGCAAATTGCAGAAGATGCTCGTCGCGTTCTGCCAGGTCTAATGACTTGGCTATTTGAATACGGGCGCTATGCAGTTCAAATCTTTTTGGTAATGGCGGGCTATTTGGCCGCTCAATCTTTGAGTCGTTTCGGCAGTGCCAAATTTAACCCCAATCGTTTGCTCAAGTTGATACTGAATCGATATCTACGTTTGTTTGCGCCGTATGCTGCCGCACTTCTTTTTACTATTGCATGTGCATACATTGCTCGTTTCTGGGTCAATGATGAATTCGTTGGCGAATCAGAAACACTGTCGCAATTTCTAGCGCACCTTTTTTTTATACAGGGTATCTTAGGTTTAGATTCTATTTCTGCTGGCGCTTGGTATGTAGCAATTGATTGGCAGTTGTATTCAGTGCTTGCAATCTTATTTATCTCTTTTCCGAGTTACCAAGCCTTGATTTGGTTAATTAGCGTTCTAGCCGTTAGTTCTTTGCTGTTCTTTAATCGCTCGACTGACTATGAAGCCTACTTCATTTACTTCATTGGCTCATATGGCTTAGGGGTGCTAGCTTATTTAGCCAGCCATTTTCAAGATCTAGGCATCCAGCGTTTGGCTAAGGCGGCATTGATCTTGATTGGGTTGATTATTACTGCCGTATCATTTCAGCAAATTTGGTTAAGAAACTTTCTAGCCTGGTTTGTAGCTCTAGCCCTGTATTTATGGGGCGGCACTCAATATCCCAACGCCGTTGCTCAGAAGGGCTTCGTAAAGGCTATTGCTTGGGGCAGTCAGCGCTCCTACTCTGCTTTCTTAATTCACTTCGCATTTATCTTGCTGGCAAACACAATCTATATTGCCTTTGGTTTGCACGCACATGAAAGTGGTTCATTGGCTATTGCATTGATGCTGGGGGTTATAACAACTAGTGTGATAGCGGCTAATTATGTTTATCGCTGGATAGAGGTTCCAGCAAACAAACTGAAGGTCTAG
- a CDS encoding EamA family transporter — protein sequence MPASHLLLALGIVAVWGTNFVVIKNSLGSFPPFYFAALRYFFVLLPLVFFIPRPKVLWSNLCIYGLATGVGQFGVMYYAVNSQISPGLASLVVQTQVFFTIGFAMFFAKEYLRLYQAVAVAIAMVGLGIIAVHTDATTTFLGLALVVFAGLSWGVANTVSRQAGSINMLSYVVWASAFSIPPLLLISLIFEGGPAHLWDVTLSAPAGAWAGVLWQSWANTLFGYAAWGWLLSKHPAALVAPAPLLVPIFGMGASAYFLSEPLPLWKIMAAGLVITGLIVNLFWPGIERSLKHRFF from the coding sequence TTGCCAGCAAGTCATTTGTTGCTAGCTTTGGGAATTGTGGCAGTTTGGGGTACCAACTTTGTCGTCATCAAAAATAGTCTGGGATCGTTCCCACCTTTTTATTTCGCAGCTTTGCGTTATTTCTTTGTTTTGTTGCCTTTGGTCTTCTTTATACCAAGGCCAAAAGTGTTATGGAGCAATCTCTGTATTTATGGTTTGGCAACCGGGGTGGGGCAGTTCGGTGTGATGTATTACGCAGTAAATAGCCAGATTTCTCCGGGATTGGCTTCCCTGGTAGTTCAGACCCAGGTCTTCTTCACTATTGGCTTTGCCATGTTTTTTGCCAAAGAGTATCTAAGGCTTTATCAGGCCGTGGCGGTTGCCATAGCAATGGTCGGTCTTGGAATTATTGCGGTGCACACAGATGCAACTACGACTTTCCTGGGCTTGGCGCTTGTAGTCTTTGCAGGACTTTCCTGGGGGGTCGCCAATACAGTTAGCCGCCAAGCCGGTTCTATCAATATGCTCTCGTATGTGGTTTGGGCCAGCGCCTTCTCTATTCCCCCCTTGCTACTGATCTCCCTAATCTTTGAGGGCGGCCCAGCGCATTTGTGGGACGTGACCCTGTCAGCTCCTGCGGGGGCTTGGGCGGGCGTACTTTGGCAATCTTGGGCTAATACCTTGTTTGGTTACGCTGCCTGGGGGTGGTTGTTATCGAAACACCCTGCCGCTTTAGTCGCTCCAGCGCCGTTATTAGTGCCAATCTTTGGTATGGGTGCATCGGCTTATTTCTTGTCTGAACCATTGCCCTTATGGAAGATCATGGCTGCGGGGTTAGTAATCACTGGCTTGATAGTGAATTTATTCTGGCCAGGAATTGAGCGCAGCCTCAAACACCGATTTTTCTAG
- the yjgA gene encoding ribosome biogenesis factor YjgA, which translates to MHINEKNRTPKVVDADEGPSKSELKRQMTERQKLAEVLAALSSDALKTIPLDEAIKAAIAETNKIKSFEAIRRHKQYLGKLMRFLDEEELDAIQKRLDAIQGVSKAETAKLHFLESYRDRLIANDEVFTKMIEQYPDMDIQNMRTLIRNARKEREQNKPPKAYREIFRILKDMGL; encoded by the coding sequence ATGCATATTAATGAGAAGAATCGCACTCCCAAGGTGGTTGACGCCGATGAAGGGCCAAGCAAGTCAGAGCTAAAGCGCCAAATGACTGAGCGCCAGAAGCTGGCCGAAGTGTTGGCTGCCCTCAGTAGCGATGCTTTAAAAACGATTCCTTTAGATGAAGCCATCAAGGCTGCCATTGCAGAAACCAACAAGATTAAAAGTTTTGAGGCGATTCGTCGTCACAAGCAATATCTTGGAAAACTCATGCGCTTTTTGGATGAAGAAGAGTTAGATGCCATTCAGAAACGATTGGATGCCATTCAGGGTGTGAGTAAAGCTGAAACTGCAAAACTGCATTTTCTAGAGAGCTATCGCGATAGACTAATTGCGAATGACGAAGTATTTACCAAGATGATTGAGCAATATCCGGATATGGATATTCAAAATATGCGCACCTTGATTCGAAATGCGCGCAAAGAGAGGGAACAAAACAAACCGCCTAAGGCTTATCGCGAGATTTTCCGCATTCTCAAAGACATGGGTCTTTAA
- a CDS encoding ABC transporter ATP-binding protein: MLSIKNLEAGYGKVKVLHGINIDVPKGQVITLIGSNGAGKTTTMRAITGMIKPTAGEVTLGGEKIDGYDSHKIARLGLAHSPEGRRVFTTMSVTDNLLLGAFPRFTGSRPKGDIKNDLEKSLEMFPRLKERRNQLAGTLSGGEQQMLAMARAVMLNPEIILLDEPSMGLAPILVEEVFKIISNLKSQGVTMLLVEQFAAAALNVADYGYVLENGKIATHGPAAKLKDDPAVKAAYLGGAGGH, from the coding sequence ATGTTATCTATTAAGAATCTTGAAGCAGGCTATGGCAAAGTCAAAGTCCTCCACGGCATCAATATTGATGTTCCAAAAGGACAGGTGATTACATTGATTGGCTCAAACGGCGCCGGCAAAACAACAACCATGCGCGCTATTACTGGCATGATCAAACCAACAGCTGGTGAGGTCACTCTAGGTGGTGAAAAAATTGATGGTTACGACTCTCATAAAATCGCTCGCTTAGGTTTGGCTCACAGCCCTGAAGGTCGTCGCGTATTTACGACTATGTCAGTAACCGACAATTTATTGTTGGGCGCGTTTCCACGCTTTACAGGCAGCCGTCCAAAGGGTGACATCAAGAATGACCTCGAGAAGTCTCTCGAAATGTTCCCGCGTCTTAAAGAGCGTCGCAATCAATTGGCTGGAACGCTATCTGGTGGTGAGCAACAAATGTTGGCGATGGCCCGTGCAGTGATGCTCAATCCAGAGATTATTCTCTTGGATGAGCCATCTATGGGTCTTGCACCAATCTTGGTTGAAGAAGTATTTAAGATCATCTCCAACTTGAAATCACAAGGCGTCACTATGTTGCTGGTTGAGCAGTTTGCTGCGGCAGCTTTGAACGTTGCTGACTATGGCTATGTTCTTGAGAATGGCAAGATTGCTACTCACGGACCAGCTGCCAAGCTTAAGGATGATCCAGCTGTTAAAGCAGCTTACTTAGGTGGTGCTGGTGGCCACTAA